From the Oncorhynchus keta strain PuntledgeMale-10-30-2019 chromosome 13, Oket_V2, whole genome shotgun sequence genome, the window TAGTATTCTAATAACAATATAATAGTAGGCCTATATTAACAGCAGTATTCTAATAACAATATAACAGTAGTAGGCCTATATTAACAGCAGTATTCTAATAACTGTATaacagcagtaggcctatattaaCAGCAGTATTCCAATAACTGtataacagtaggcctatattaaCAGCAGTATTCTAATAACTGTATAAAAGTAGGCCTACATTAAGAGCAGTATTCTAATAACTGTATaacagcagtaggcctatattaaCAGCAGTATTCTAATAACAATATAACAGTATTCTAATAACTGTATaacagcagtaggcctatattaaCAGCAGTATTCTAATAACAATATAACAGTATTCTAATAACTGTATaacagcagtaggcctatattaaCAGCAGTATTCTAATAACAATATAACAGTATTCTAATAACTATaacagcagtaggcctatattaaCACCAGTATTCTAATAACTGtataacagtaggcctatattaaCAGCAGTATTCTAATAACAGCAGTAGGCATATACTgacagcagtaggcctatattgaCAGCAGTATTCTAATAACTGTATAACAGCAGTAGTCCTATATTGACAGCTGTATTCTAATAACTGTATaacagcagtaggcctatattgaCAGCAGTATTCTAATAACTGTATaacagcagtaggcctatattgaCAGCAGTATTCTAATAACTGTATAACAGCAGTAGTCCTATATTGACAGCTGTATTCTAAATAATGTATAATAGTAGGCCTTTATTAACAGCAGTATTCTAATAACTGTATTGCAGCAGTATTCTAATAACTGTATaacagcagtaggcctatattgaCAGCAGTATTCTAATAACTGTATaacagcagtaggcctatattgaCAGCAGTATTCTAATAACTGTATAACAGCAGCAGGCCTATATTGACAGAAGTAGGCCTATATTgacagcagtaggcctatattgaCAGTAGTATTCTAATAACTGTATgacagcagtaggcctatattgaTAGCAGTATTCCCACTAGCAGCTCTTACGTTGACATCTGCTCCCTTGGAGAGGAGGAACTCCAGCATCTCAGCCTGGCCACAATCAGCAGCATAGTGCAGGGGCTTCCTGCCACCCTCCAGGGTCCTGTTCACATCCTCATCCTAAAACAAAATACAAACGGTTGAGATACCATCACCTACACAACTTCCCCTTCTGTATCAAGACTTGGTCACCCGCTTGCTAAAAAGGAACAAACACTTACTGCATGGACATGCACACAGTTAATACAATCAAATAACAGAAATCCTTTCTTGTGCCAGAAACACCCCTCAGTTCAAAAAACAAAGGCTGTCACACAATCACACCACACAACACGCCTCTTCCTAGGGTCTCCCTGCTGTGGTATTGCGAGGCCTCAAAATGTCAAGCCTGCAGGCGAGAGGAAAGACAGGCTGTAGCCACAGTCCATTGTGTGGAGCGGTGGGTAGTCCTGAAGAGACAACACTCGTCACAGAGACGGGTCACTCAGACCGGGCAGCGTTGTCAGTGCCATGTCATACCACCTCTCTCATTAGCTGGCTATGTGGCCTGAGGAAAGAGGGGACTGGAATGTATTCACCTGCAGAAAAATATATGCCAAGCAAAAACCATCGATTTCAAAGTTCAACAAAATCATACAGCTCTATGCACAATGACAACTTTGAACAATTTCCACAGTGAAAAAAGAAAACtcgatgcaaagtttggtaaaaaataaatagggTAAAATCTCTGTTTAGTGCAGTTATCAAACTTTGTTTTTGCATAGTTCTCCCTGTAAATGTGCTTTGTAAAATGTTCCGTGGAAATTGTTAAGAGTAGACAAGTCGTTgcgcatagagttgtatggtttgctAAACTTTGAagtcaatggtttttgtttgagTCTCCGCATAATTCCATTACCGCGTAACTGCCCTAAGGCAACAAGCCTATCAGGAGATGAGTCAGGGTCTGGGCTAGTTTTTGGCTGTGCCGGCCGGGCGTGATAATCAATCTGGCTCAGTAAAGGTTACAGCCAGGCTTTGGGTAATGCTAGCACCACTCACCTGCTCTCAAAAGCTTAGGCTAGACAGCACAGTGATCCAATGGATGCCATTGCTGCAATTCATTGGATTTCTGAAGCTTGATAAGTCTCTATAACTCAGGTAAACATAGCCTATGGTCGATCCATGTGTTGTAATCAGAGCTAATGTAGCCTGGTGAGAAAGGTTCCTATTGGATAAACAGACAGCAGCTGCAGACACTAGTTGCCCTTCCTGCAGTTCAAATATGAATACATATGAATGACAAACATAACGGCTAAACCCGACAGTGATGTGTAGTCAATCTGCTATCCTGTCACTAGCTGTATGACTGCGcgcatatatatatatcccacaGAGACCCATCTCTGGCATGCTCACCTGTGTCACCATTCCCCTGAAGGTCAAGGAAAACAGATTCCATGCCTTCATTTTACACACAAGCCAACTGAATCCATTAAGCATGATGGTATCTCATCACCGTTCTAATAGTTTTCAAATATTACCTCCAGGAGCTGGGTAATATGGGGCCAATTTAAACAGTTTAATTGAGGGATATGGGAAACGACAGTGGATCAGTCTAATATCCACATGTGCAGTATGAAGTGTCAAGGAGCTGCCTGCTTTTGAAAAATTTGGCAACATGTGGAAAAACCCATCTCCGCAACTGAATGGCCCAGATCTGAAACATTTCCATCCTATTGCAATTTAATTGTTATCTGGAATTATTGGGCTAGGTTTACACAGGCAGGCAAATTCTGATATTTTAGTCAATTACTGGCAAAACATCTGATTGGCCAAAAAGACTAATTAGTGGCAAAAGATCAGAAGTGGGTTGCCCGTGGAAACACAGCCTTTGAGATCAATATGAGTAATGCAGCAACTCAGTGCATTAGTAATGTCCTTACGTTCCAAAATCAGTAAAGACTTCTTTGAAATAGCTGTACTTCTGACTTTGATTAGACTCAATCACCAAAAGCTGAAAAGAGCCTAAATACAGTCCACCCTAATGGTTAGGGCTAAACTGTTTCACAGAAGTTAGCTAATCAACTGATAGGTTTGAGGTTGAGGATAAAGAATAGAGGTCTGATTGTCTAGCACCAAACCTACGGTCTAAACAAAATGCATAAAGAGACATGTTGCTTTTACATAGGAGCTCTACAGACCTAATGATTCATCAGTGTGGTTCAGCTTTCAACAAGAGTTAGCCCCACAGCTATTTTAAGGGGTTCTACCTACACCAGACTAGCTAAACCTCAAACCACAGTATTATTTTTAGGTACTTCGCTTAGATACCTTATGTACTGTGTATTTGGGgggagtattcagaccccttccccttttccacattttgttacgtttacagccttcttctaccccacaatgacaaagtgaaaatagggTTCGAAAtggttgcaaatgtattaaaataaaaaaaatcatgaataccttatttacatatgtattcaaatcaaatcaaatgtatttgtcacatacacatggttagcagatgttaatgcgagtgtagcgaaatgcttgtgcttctagttccgacaatgcagtaatgaccaatgagtaatctaacataacaattccaaaactactaccttatacacacaagtgtaaagggtttaagatttgtttatttttttattcagacactttgctatgagacttgaaattgagctgaagtgcatcctgtttctattgactggacatgatttggaaatgcacacacctgtcaaaggtcccatagttgacagtgcatgtcagagcaaaaaccaagccatgaggtcaaaggaaattGTCAACAGAGgtcctagacaggattgtgtcaataTGGTGAAGATAtggtgaagggtaccaaaagatttctacagcattgaagctccacaagaacagtggcctccatcattcttgaaATTGAAtttgtttggaaccaccaagactcttcctagagctggccgcctggccaaactgagcaatcggagaagggccttggtcagggagagggccaagaacctgatggtcactgacagagctccagagttcctctgtggaaatgggagaactagaaagacaaccatctctacagcatgacaccaatcaggcctttatggtagtggccaaaCTGAAGCCACTtttctgtaaaaggcacatgacagccctaaaggactctgaccatgagaaacaagattctcaggtctgatgaaaccaagattgacaCTTGTCCCGAAGAGtacaatgtccttgagtggcccaaccagagcctggacttgaacctgatcgaacatctctggagaggcctgaaaatagctgcagcaatgctccccatccaacctgacagagcttggagaagtcctgcagagaagaatgggagaaaatcccaaAATACAGGcgtaccaagcttgtagtgtcataccctagactcaaggctgtaatcgctgccaaaggtgcttcaacaaagtactgagtaaaagggtctgaaaacttatacAAATGTTTACATTTGCATaagttaatacatttgcaaaaatgtctaaaaacctatttttgccttgtcattatggggtagtgtgtagattgttgaAGGATTATTCTAAAAAGAAAAAATGATAAGGCTGAAatgtaacaaaaatgtggaaatagtctaggggtctgaatactttacaaatgcatgGTGTGTGcctggaatgtaggcctacagagAATGCAACATTGGTGATAAAAATCTATTTCAAGGAGATGCCTACAAAACGACTGCCACCATTAAAGTGTTCTTCAAATATGATTGATTCAAGTTTGAGTCTATTTTATGTCTAGAATTTGACCAAAATAAGTTAGTCTAAAATGACCAGTTTACAGACCAATAGCTAATGTTTCACTGCTCTAAAAATGGCATAGGTGTGGCATGAAAATTAGTGAGAcccagtcagtatggaggctgaATGATACGATTTCCCGGAACATCCTCATTCAAAGTAGAGCGCAAACAAGTATTATGATTAGGCCTACTTCATGTTTTCAACAGCATTACGTTAGCAAGCTAGCCATCTAGATAGATCTGCCTTGCAACAAAGCTTTGAGACACCCGCACACTAGCTAGCTGTCACAACACGGGCCTGTGGATTTGGCTATAGCTAGTTTGGCTGCTTGCTAAAAACCAACCATGACTGATTCTCAAGCAGGAGCCAACTATCTAGCTAAATAGGTAGTTAACGTTAGCACGGTACTTGACCATATATATGCTTGTCTGTAGAACTTTAGTCATTCATTAGGCAATGGCAAAcagacacacaccgacacacagtGATTGAATCAGATTACAAGTTGTTGCAGTAGCTCGCTAACCATCTGTTTAGCATGGTAGTTTGCTAAAGCTCGCTATCTAACAATTTATCCAATCTAGCTACCGATTGTTTTACAAACGTTTGTAAAAGCAAACcttctagctagctaactacagtgagTTGGTGATAGTTAGGTGAACGGATAGTTAGCTAATGTATGTACACTAAGCTAGCTATGGaagttagctacctagctagctaaccttGCAATGCCATGGCTAGCTAACGTTTGCTAGCTATACAGAcaaaacatagctagctagctagcgcacATAGCTGGCTGATTTGCGAGTAAGATAGCTACAGTATATCGTACCTTCATTAGAGTCTTAACCTCGTCAAGGTCTCCATTTTTCAAGGCCCACATCAATTCTTTATCCCCCATTTTCTTGTGTTCCAAGAGTTCACTGTGGCTTCCCTAATGAAAAAGGCAGCTGTCAAACTTCTCTCAAGGCAAGCAGTTCTTGACAGATCACTCCGTAGTCAAGGGAAGGCGGCTATAAAATTTGCAGCGTTAAAGGAATTAAACCATTTGCTAAATTGAACACCTGGTACTTCTATAGTGCACTGCAGGCAATTGTTAAAAAATAAAGTTTCAAAGAAAGGACAGCAGAGGGGTCCGCCTTTCTCTCATGAAGCGTTTCCGATGCCGCACACCCGGAAGTTAACCTTTCCTTCATGCCAGAAAAATTCCACGAGAaaacacaaagtcaaaattggctacatATGAACCATTCGCTTAAAAAAAgtaagtttagggttaggcataatgttaGCAGTGTAGTTAAGGTTAGGTtcaaggttaggtttaaaacCACATTTAAAGAAGATAAATTATAGAAATGGGTGGGATTTATgaatttgtggctgtggtaactagtgacgaccgaGATCGCAGATCTTCTTCGTGTGAATTTCCGCCTGATGAGACGCTTTTTGAGTATTCCAGCCTTTCTCAGTTCGGAATTtgacaattatatatatatataaatgtgaaCGGTAAAATAACATTTGCACCACCCACTAACCCTGCACCTTTAAAATCAAAACACACCCCTTATCCCGCAACTTTTCTCAACAACTGTTCCTACTCCTGGCTTCTAGCTTGGGAGGATGGGACTCCTTTCAAGATCTCCTGTAACTAAACTATTCTGCAGTAAAATCGTTCCCTCCTAATAACTTttttgctgctgctactacttgctgctactactacttttATCTTCTTCAACTTCCGTTCCTTTTCATCTGTGCTATACAGTTAATTACCATAGCATGAATGCCAATTAACCAACCTTGCTAAAACATAAACTATTTCAGGACACTCATTCCTGCCCTACTACTTACTGGTATTATCTCATGATCCCTTACCCTTTGCCCATCATCCTCTACTTTCCTCACTGCCTCAGCATTTGTCACTTTTTGCACTGGTCAAACCCTTGGAACCTCAACCTGTTTCACTCTCACATGATCCCCAGCAACATGAACTCCCCCAAAATTGCAACACACAACTTTTTCCTCCAAAACTACACACTCCTTTGTCCC encodes:
- the LOC118370757 gene encoding myotrophin-like → MGDKELMWALKNGDLDEVKTLMKDEDVNRTLEGGRKPLHYAADCGQAEMLEFLLSKGADVNAPDKHGITPLLSATYEGHLTCVKILLGKGADKEQKGPDGQSAFEAAETDAIKALLK